A region of Bombyx mori chromosome 13, ASM3026992v2 DNA encodes the following proteins:
- the LOC101740969 gene encoding lipopolysaccharide-induced tumor necrosis factor-alpha factor homolog isoform X2 yields MKMPLVQHQGDLSGVDIAETTQNPPPYNNQMQTDLYHVVPTVPTQQFITVQAPQMGPKPARYTCPSCKASITPRVEYVSATKTHLCALLLCCLCCWPCACIPYCGKSCRNATHYCPNCNAYIGSYIG; encoded by the exons atgaaaatgccTCTGGTGCAGc ATCAAGGCGATTTGTCTGGCGTAGACATAGCAGAAACTACTCAAAACCCGCCGCCATACAATAACCAGATGCAAACAGATTTATATCATGTCGTTCCCACTGTGCCGACTCAACAGTTCATCACAGTTCAAGCGCCGCAAATGGGCCCTAAGCCTGCACGCTATACCTGCCCAAGCTGCAAAGCGTCCATCACGCCCAGAGTAGAATATGTATCGGCGACGAAAACCCACCTGTGTGCTTTACTCCTTTGCTGTCTAtg ttGCTGGCCCTGTGCTTGCATTCCTTACTGCGGCAAAAGCTGCCGAAACGCCACACACTACTGTCCGAACTGCAACGCGTATATCGGGAGTTACATCGGTTAA